TCGTCCATCGAGCGACGAgaccagacacagagtgagggagtgaaggGTATATGTAGGGGAGTGACacaggtgtatgtgcttgtgtgattggggaCCTGAATGCAGTGCAGCTGGGACTGTGAATGAGGCTGATGAGTGTGCAGTAACATCCATTTTCAAAGTGGATCTTTTAGTTTGtacaaatcaaattaaaatgtagttctgtgacacactaccagttgacatatttgttgataaagaatatgtgaagttaatgtgggaaaaagacatttcatcaGTGTCTTGTAAGAGaccaccacaagaacacatgttttttttgtgtttgtttttaagtaatgtaggcctaccattattctaggctacctgtaattgtctatctatgtagcctaagcacatgactcatttaaagattttagcacattgaaacccactgcttaaaattgaactggtgagactgtttttgcttccacagaactatcaaagttcaaagtactttattgtcattgtcacacaaacaacgagacagacgtaaGCAGGAAGCGCAACTGGATGCACGGAAAGCGAGGTCAAGgagtattttcttgctttcaagtggtttaatttattgacaagttgccaactacctctcaatagtaacccagactaatgaaactgaaatgtcatagtactgtagttagtatcactgctaatgttaaaaagttagttagcaagtagagcGGTGGCTGACACTCGACCGACAGATAGCTActgcttaacactcacattgttgcaaattgtagatcataggctacatacatattataggttaaataatatatgacatagatcaggggttttcaacagggggtccgcgacggcattgcagggggtccgcgacatgagcctatgttgatcagttcaccattgaatttttttatttttataaattcgctttgatatttcaactaatttccagattactcttgaatatcgtgaaaatatCGTCTTATAGGCatatatctgtgcagggggaggggcgtggcggggctagcgatgtaccctgataatttcacatatttaagtattataggcagaatatctgtagagggggagggggcgtggcagcggcgcgcgtgcaggcacatcagtgggccgcaaattactttctagtcagaatggtggtccctgggacaaaaacagttgaaaacccctgacatagatgataaacaatgacaatTACAATAAACACCGTTCGCTATTCGCCTATCCCAATGCTATCCTGTCTTGTACTCGATTTgccagagctagctggctgaatgaatggacgcgatctctctgaataaaaaaagtagaaaCTAAGGGCAAAGTTTCTACCGCGCAgcatattccaccaatcaaaatactgcaaagacgggcattctagaacatctttgaactctgagctagagcttgtccccctggctgctggctggcttgcttgcGCCCGTGGCGTGTAGGCTACGCAACTAAACCCGgaaaccggggacgtctggtcaccttaaCCTAACAGGCATCACAGGgcttttgtctaaaactagcaatcAAACTAGCTAAAAGCTAACAGGTCACTGTATAGACATTCTTAGAGAACAAGTGCAGTCCCAAGTGCATCTTTCCACTTGTTCACaaatgtgcaacacacacacatgcacactctcacacacatatgtatgcacaAGCTAATGCTAACTGTTGGCTGATGCAGGGCCACTCTCATTCCCACCTCAGCCATCCTCGGTCTGGGAGGCTCTCCTTTGTGGTCGGCCAAATGCACATACTTGACCATCAGTGGAAATCGGCAGGCTGAGAAGGACAACAAGAAAAATGAGGACACCATCAACATGTACTTTGGAGTCTTCTTCTTCATATTTCAGTCATCTGTAGTGTGGGGAAACCTCATGTCATCCCTCATCTTCGGGCAAGATGCAGAAATAGGTACAGGAGACTCACCCAAACAAATTAGCCGTAATTTATGAGTACCCAACATCAAAGGATCGTatgttaaagtaacagtatgtagcaattttactttagggttaggattagcaatttcaccttaaaacaacagcttaaaaaaattggggcgctacaatgacgtttaatatggagaatggcctctgtgccattgccataccagggtccgtaggcatattactgcgctatgtacgtttctggaagccgccgagtactactctctgccggactagtaagtaacttatttgccgtcttgctttgtcttgtgttgcacttgcttgatgtttgactgtgtcatagtgtcaaagtaagcacatttcaacaggtttctctaggtttagccgctagcatctcattagcgattagcaattcctccgttgtgctgctttaataaCTGAGTGTAATACTTGCATAAACATTAACATGGAACAGGATATAATGCATGATAGTTTTTCTGTTGTTATGTACTATGAGATGCTTGTTTGCAGCTGACATTCCAGAGGACCAATTCCAGTACTGCGGAgcagcactgtgtgtggaagagtTTATCCAGTCAGGAAATTCAACACGACCTGCACAACACCTTGTCAACACACTGCTCGGCTGCTACATTGGTAAAAACAGGGCATTGTGTTCAAAATGAAAACTTATGGAAACATTTCTTTAGTTGGCCCCAGCAGACAATCCTGAAAAATATTGAACCTGTAATTTTCTTATGACTGCTTCTTTGTAAAATAGTGTAGCAACAagtatgtgttgatgtgttcatgttcatgttcattgtgatgtctgtgcgcctgtgtgcctgtgtccttgctctctgtcagccACTGCAGCTCATGTGCGGGTTGCTATGCGCTGCGGGGGGCTGGCAGAGTAGTGGTCAGACACAGTGCCGCttctagccattttggtgccctaagcataactcctttatgatcccccaccccccccccccgcgacaAAGAaacgtttgtttctgccagtttaacattttattaaaacgaaaaagaacaacttcctcaaccccaaatgagggacactttcttccaggtgtgcgcgcgccaacagctgaccaacaataatggaaatcgcaaggtttcattagccataccataaacctattaatttcagtgtaattttggcaaaccactactgtacttgcttggatgtattgttcatagtaatagtcatgacaattattacaagtttctctcaaatttcatgttgttttcttgaaatagcacaaggctgcccaatttggggcccaCGCTCGATTTTTAATCTgcccgcgctccgatcagaatcagagtcagaacgtcattcgtagcattttaacccatttcgaacagggcctctgtctcaacgtcctatgtaactcagactggttgcagttcactgcctggccacagttttaacattgttttagatgggtcaagggggggcgctatttacctcttgtcagatccataactttgcagctaaagttgtgattcctggttgctatggttatctagctaaggctatggttagctagctaaggaaacttttaataacaaacgatttaaatggaagatttccgtttgcatgaaatgatagctagttatctagctaatgttatagtatcctcgatttaacttctacaattataatgggtgcctgtgacacttcgtaggaacgagttcatattcatgagttcatattcacaccagcgtaactttttttgagcaattaaatatatctcttgttcttcctgttttgtgatatacatgcctaaacggtgcctaatattactattactatgaaataatatcggcattataattattataactatgattatttttcagttgcctattttttggtgcccccacaggagttggtgccctacgcacagcgcgtagtgcgcgtaatgggagcggcggcactggtcagacagacagctggataAGATTAcgtgtttcttgttgttgagCCTCTTCGTGCTCGCGGTTCTGTGATAAGCAGTCACAGTGATTTACGTGAGAGTAGCCGGTGTTATAAAGGCCTTGATGTTAAGCAATTAAGTAATCATTCAGTAAAACCCTCTCTgcgtagtgactgagatcgctacaatagtATTGGAAACCTTTTAGCTGTGGAAATATGCACAACTTTCAAGCTTTACCCAACGTTTTAACCAACAACGATTCCATGTATGTATAAAGCTATATGAAGAAACATCAGATTCATAAAGAATCTATGAAGTTTGCAGATGTCACAACAGCCATAAACTTGTTAGTTATCTTTAACATGATGCCCTCCCACTCCCCAACTGGCAGTCAGTTGCTCTCCAGTTTCCGTGTATTATGCCCAGTGATATGCAATAAAGGTTGATAGAATAAGTAGAGACCCCACCCATAAGAATGGATTCTGAATCATAAgttgaaagaaatataaaagTTATGATATGAGACTGCGTCAAATGTTTGTTTCATAACAGGTGTAGGGGTTTTGGCCGTGATTGTGGTGGCTGTGTTCCTGGATAACATCGACAGAGACATGGCGAGGGAGTTCAGGAGCAATAGGACGCCATTTTGTGATACCTTCTTGGCCACCTTCAAGCTTCTGAAAGACAAGAGGCTGCTCATGCTCATTCCCTTGACTATGTACAGTGGCTTTGAGCAAAGCTTCCTGTCTGGTGAATACACCAAGGTAAAGAGTCAGttacatttattcatgtatattaATGCCAAACTTCAACAATAACTTCTCTAGACACCTCAGGTCTTTTACTAGAAGCTCACCCATGAATGATAGCCTGATAGCCTATAGATCAATAGCTGCCAAACAGCATGCACATTCAAActtcatttatttgattgtAATTCAGCTTATTATCTGATGTTTGAGTATTGTGAGTATTCTGAGTCAGCCTCAGGGAGTCTGTATTTATAGATGTAGAGCAAGGTGCTGACCACATCTAGGTCATGGCTTTGATGCCCATGGGGCACATGGATAAAATGGATACTCTAACGTGACCGGGTCATGAAACATAAAGGgaaggccacgcagaatttatgatataataataatacgttatttattaagggttacaagtatatatttatctattaattataggcaaatgtgtggtgaatgtcagtgttgtggagagaaacaaaagatgtaatgtaaagtcagttaaatggtaatataaaacaaacgacaatccaaaatccaacgagtatTCACAATCCAATCACTAttcaacgaccaatccaaaaccaactgCCGGGTATCCAAAAGTTCTCCGGAATGcagtctgatcagggcttttgtagcgcATCCAATCACTGCTACACCTGTTTCCAATCACCTGCTACACCTGTTTCCAATCACCTGctttagagatagacagaacaagcatgcaaatatcatgggggcggggcctagactaGGTGTTGTAAGTTGTGCACACTGAAATTGTAGTTTTTTATTAATTGTATAGCATATTGTGGTAGCTCTGGTATTTTCAACATAgttacatttattaatttgtaATGCCATGAAGAGATTGATCTCTTTTTGAGTTTTTGGTCACATAAGAGAAACTAATTTCTAATTACAAATTTCTCCCCTATAGAACTATGTCACCTGTGCATTGGGAATACATTTAGTTGGATACAGTATGATTTGCTTTGGTGCAGCAAATTCACTGTGTTCCTTTGCATTCGGGAGGCTCGCAAGATACACAGGGAGAATTCCCCTGTTTTGTTTGGGTAAGACAACACTTCAGTGCTACTGTTGCATTAGCATAAGAGATGTTTACTCTGTTGGGGAGGTATGttctatggggcgccgtttgtaaaatgtcgcacgttctaaaaccctgctcagttttggtaaatttagcattttcatatgggggaaaaaagcacaacaatattcaaatgtcactttttcaaacatttagagagatattcatgtaaggataaggtttggcagtaacacaaagttgttgaataatataaatgtttaatctaaatgtaaatgttaaatataaacgtaaatgtttaatgttatatataaatgttaaatataagtgttaaatgtaaatgttaaatgtaaatgctaaatttaaatgtaaatgttaaatgtaaatgtaaatgttaaatgttcagtctacatgtcagatttgaagactgaaccttacaatatttacggtaattggctttcatagttttcatgtcacgtcagaattaccagcttgcgggcaagaaatacactccacggctgtctaccactggaatttacacaggaactgaccatctttcattcaagattatttaatatatccgctttaaaattgtctgacataggtagtaaaatgccagacagttgttgctcggttggctgttcaaatcggcgaggagacaagcccggctgttgccagctgattgtagacgtcttctgggtcaacttttctcaggcgggcagtaaagtagccttatttttggagcttgcaataaaagcagtaaccctgttttggtcgcctcatttatcaggataactacctaaaacgggaatagatcaagaaataaagtcaagaaacaaagcatcaacacgatcaAAAtgggattacccggtttctgctctgagattgcgacaagtacctaagcaagtaggctaggctactgtattttgtcatccaactggtaatactacaatgccagtagaaaatacttgggaagataatttcagttgtcattcgccagaccaggtgcttgtacttgtgttaaccaggaaattgtgtcaaatgataaagaacagtgttgggtaggctaaaggctgctagctaacagcatgtagctcgctagctggtggCTAGCTATTacatggcaatcatctttgctctgataatgaagatgtttattagttttcaccttccagacgacatcgttatgaacccatccccttctgaaaattaaattactatctgtgcttttggtaggctttcagtttttgaggtgtgtagggggacggattttctattagatagatgtaaatatctccaaactggagctcaggcagggacttctacgacgttaaagaaatacaattatcagcgggtgcagtaaagggatcacaggttcccaaaatgtaattctctgtctggctattgtggtatgatctgtgtttgatggcgatcgtaattgagtaggctgcactgctcgacgatgtccactgttggtcgacatcttcgcttttgcccaaggtatcccttgtagtgtgactgaaagctatgaattaccgtaaatattgtaatgttctgtcgtcaagtctgacatgtagactaaacatttacatttacatttaacatttacatttacatttacatttaacatttgatatttgtatttacatttaacatttacatttaacacttatatttaacatttatatataacatcgaacatttacatttatatttaacatttacatttaacatttacatttaacatttacatttaacatttaacattaacatttagatgaaatatttatattatttaacaactttgtgttactgccaaaaattatccttggaaaagttatcgcatgaatttacatgaatttctctctaaatgcttgaaaaagtgacattcgaatattgtcgtgcttttttttccatatgaaaatgctaaatgtagcaaaactgagcaggattttcgaacgtgcaacattttacaaacggcgccccataatgTTCAGATTGCTGGGCCTTTAACCAGTTGCTCTGTTGGGGAGGTATGTTCAGACTGCTGGGCCTTTAACCAGTTGCTCTGTTGATCTCACAGCTGCTGTCACAAATCTCAGCTGCATCATTGCTCTCCTGCTCTGGAGGCCTCATCCAGACCAGCTTCCTGTGTTCTTTGTGTTTCCTGCTTTGTGGGGTATGGCAGATGCTGTCTGGCAAACCCAAACAAACGGTAAGTTACTCTGACCTTTCTGTCAGTGGATGGTCAGAAATGACTACAATGACATCTATTTTTGAAGGCGTAGATCAGTTACTGC
Above is a genomic segment from Clupea harengus chromosome 15, Ch_v2.0.2, whole genome shotgun sequence containing:
- the LOC105897023 gene encoding protein unc-93 homolog A-like, whose amino-acid sequence is MIRRNLKNVLVVSFGFLSLFTAYEGLQSLQSSLNAEEGMGVISLSVVYASINVSSMFLPHILIKNLGCKWTIVASMCCYITYSFGNLYPGWATLIPTSAILGLGGSPLWSAKCTYLTISGNRQAEKDNKKNEDTINMYFGVFFFIFQSSVVWGNLMSSLIFGQDAEIADIPEDQFQYCGAALCVEEFIQSGNSTRPAQHLVNTLLGCYIGVGVLAVIVVAVFLDNIDRDMAREFRSNRTPFCDTFLATFKLLKDKRLLMLIPLTMYSGFEQSFLSGEYTKNYVTCALGIHLVGYSMICFGAANSLCSFAFGRLARYTGRIPLFCLAAVTNLSCIIALLLWRPHPDQLPVFFVFPALWGMADAVWQTQTNALYGILFADRKEAAFANFRMWESLGFVIAFAYSTFICLSIKLYILLAMLILTMITYLMVEYHHHKNPVSSESITLNTITEKEKDTYKEGDNSETDQNVALNMKSPAF